The genomic window GGATGATGCGCCACTCCACCCGGTCCACCAGCACCTGCTTGCCGCCGGCCGCCCCGGAGGAGGGCTCGGCGCGCGGCACATAGCCCGCGAATTTCTCGAAGGCGGCCAGGCTGCCCGGCACCCATTCATTGCGCATGAAGCGGAAGGGGCCGGAGCCCACCGTCTCGTTGTTCGGCACCTGCGGGTCCGAATTGCCCACCCGCTCCGGCACCACGAACAGCGCCTGGGTGGAGAGCTTGCCCAAGGATTCCAGCATCAGCGGGAAGGGCTGCTTCAGGCGCATCTCGAAGTCGCGGTCCGAGGTGGCGCGCATCTCGTCCATCACGGTCATGAGCGTCTGGCCCATGGTGTCCCGCGCGCCCCAGCGCTTGATGGAGGCGATGGCGTCCACCGCGCGGACGGGCTCATTGTCGTGGAAGCGCAGGCCCTCGCGCAGGCGGAAGCGCCAGGTGCGGCCATCGGCCGAGGTCTCGTGGCTTTCCACCATCTGCGGCTGCACCTTGAAGTCGGTGTCCACCGCGAAGAGCGTGTCATAGACCATGAAGCCGTAGTTGCGGACGATGTAGCCGGAGGTCGCGACCGGATCCACGGCGCCCAGATTGGCGTGCGGGATGAAGCGCAGGGCCCGCGCGGCCGCGCCCTGGGAGAGCGCGGGGGTGGACAGGGCGGCGAGCCCGGTGCCGGCGAGGAAGGCGCGGCGGGAGGTGGCCATGGCGGGGTCTCCATCTGGGGTGCCCGGGGAGGGGACCACGCAGGAAACCGTCATCGCAAGGCGAAACTGACTCCTTTTGAGGCGAATCCCCGGGGTGGGATCATGTCTGCCCGATATGCGGGCAAGGCTCCCTTCAGCGCCCTGGCGGGTCCCGGCTCAAGCCCTTCGCCGCCAGCGCGGCCTCATAGGCAGGCCAGCGCATGGCCTGTTCCTCGCCCAGCTTGCGCAGCCAGGCCCAGGAGTAGATGCCGCTGTCGTGCAGATCGTCGAAATGCAGCCGCACGGCGTAATGCCCCACCGGCTCGATCTTCATGATGCCCACATGGCGCCGCCCGGCGATGAGGCGCTTCTGCTCGGGCGAATGCCCCTGCACCTCGGCGGAAGGGCTCTCCACGCGCAGATATTCCGCGCTGAGGGCGAAGCGCGCGCCGTCGTCGAAGGCGATGTGCAGCACACGGTCCGCCGCGCGGTAGCGCAGCTCCGTAACCTGCATCAGGGCAGCTTGCGCGCCTGGTCGGGCAGCATGATGGGAATGCCGTCGCGCACCGGATAGGCGAGGCCCGCGGCGTCGCTGATCAGCTCGCCCCGGTCGCGGTCATAGCGCAGCGGTTTCTTCGTGACCGGGCAGACCAGGATTTCCAGGAGCTGCGGGTCCACGGCGCCGCCGGCGGGAGGGGGGTCTGGTTCATGGGCAAGTTCTAGCTGGGCCGCGCATCGGGCGGAAGGTCGCCGCCATCATGGGCGTCCATGCGCAGCAGGGTGACGAGGGTGGCGGCGCGTTCCGTCAGCGTGGGTGCCTCCAGCAGCGCCTGCTTTTCCGGGATGGCGAAGGGGCAGACCATGGCGAGCGTGGTCACCAGCGTGGGCCCCGACATCTCCTCGATGGCGGACCAGTTGGCCTCGATGCCCTTGGCCGCGAAATAGGGGCGCAGCGCGTCCAGGATTTCGGCATGGGGCACCGGGTCCACCGGCGGATCGAGGTCAGCCAGATAGGCGCCGTAATCCGCCCGCACGCGACGATAGCCGCGCCGCATCTCGATTTCCTCGGCCACGCGGAAGCGCAGCACGCCGGTCAATGTCACCAGCAGCCGCCCATCCTCCGTCTCCGAGAAGGAGGAGACGCGGCCGAGGCACCCCACCCCATAGGTGACGCTGCCGCGCTCACCGCGCGGCTTGGACGGGTCGCCCTGGATCATCCCGAAGAGGCGCCCCTGGCCCAGGCTGTCCAGCGTCATCGCCAAATAGCGCGGCTCGAAGATGTTGAGCGGCAGCCGCCCGCCCGGCAGCAGCAGCGCGCCCGAGAGCGGAAAGATCGCGATCTCGGCGGGAAGCTGCTCCGGCGCGGGCTGGAAAGGGTCCATGCTCAGCGGAACAGGATGGTCGAGAGGCCGCGCCGGGCCTTCATGGTGGCGGGGTCGTCGAAGCCCCAGGCCTCGAAGAACTTCAGAAGCTGCTTGCGCGCGGCTTCCTCGTTCCAGGCGCGGTCGCGGCGGATGGCCTCCAGCAGGGCGTCGGCCGCTTCCTGCCGCTTGTTCATGCCGGCCAGCGCCACGGCCAGCTCGATGCGGGCCTCGTGGTCATCGGGGTTGGCGGCGAGGCGCTGCTCATACTGGCCCAGCATGCCCGCGGCCGCGCGGCCCTGGGCGGCAAGCTCCATGGCGGCGCGCACGGCCGAGATCTCGGGATGCGCCTTCAGCTTGTCGGAGAGGCTGTCCAGCATCTGCTGGGCCTGCTCCTCCTCCTCCAGCGCGATCAGGCAGCGGGCGAGGCCGGCCAGGGCCTCGGCATTCTCGGGTTCCTGCTGGGCGAGGCCCGCGAAGAGTTCCAGCGCGCCCTGGGCGTCACCGGCTTCCAGCAGCGCCTTGGCCTCGGCCAGCATCTCGGCGCTGGGCATCTGCCCGCCGGCCAGCTTGAGCAGGTTCTCGATGAACTTCTTCACCTCGCCCTCGGGCAGGGCGCCCTGGAAGAGGTCCGCGATCTGCCCCTTGTAGAAGGCGGCGACCGTCGGCACCGATTGCAGCGGCAGGCCCAGCTGCGCGAGCTGCTGGACGAGCGCCGTATTCTTGTCGATGTCGATCTTGACCAGCTTCACGCGCCCGCCGGCCGCGCGCACCACCTTCTCCAGCGTGGGCGTCAGCTGCTTGCAGGGCCCGCACCAGGTCGCCCAGAAATCCACCAGGACCGGCACCTCGCGCGAGGCGTTGATGACGTCCTGCATGAAGGTCTTCTGGTCGCCATCCGACACGGGGTCGGGGCGCTGGGACGGGTTCTGGGGGTCGAGGATCACTTCCATGGGAATTTCCTGGGGCCGCCTGTAGATGTTCCGGCGCAGGGATAAGGCAAGAGCGACATCTTGTCTTGTCCGGGCCGCGCGACAACCCGTCCGGACCATTGCGGCGGCGGGGCGGCCGGCACTAGCATCCCGGCATGGACAGCCCCGACCCCGATCGCCCCGCGACCCACGACCTCGGCGGAAACCCGCGCTTCCGCTGCACCCCCGTCGAGCCCGATGACGACGCGCCGCCCAGCGATTTCGACAAGCGGGTGGACGCCGTGCGCTCGGTCCTGCGGGAGAAGGGCTTGTTCACCGTGGACGAGATGCGCTTCAACATCGAGGCGCTGCATGAAACCGAATATTTCGGCCTGACCTATTACGAGAAATGGCTGCGTTCGGTGACGGCCGTGATGGTCCGCAAGGGTGTCATCACCTGGGAGGACATCAAGTGAGCCACGGCGTGCACGACACCGCCCAGGCCCGCTTCGCCCCCGGCGCGCGGGTGCGGGTGAAGCCTGGCCGGCCGGAGCGCATCGCGCCCATGCATCTGCGCACCCCGCATTACGTGCGCGGGCGCGAGGGGGTGGTGGCGCGCGCGCTGGGCCGCTTCCCCAACCCCGAGGATCTGGCCTTCGGCCGCCCGGGCGAGCCGCGCATCCTCTACCATGTCGAATTCGACCAACCCCCCGTCTGGGGCGAGGGCGAGGCCGGCGACACCGTGCTGATCGAGATCTTCGAACATTGGCTGGAGGAAGCCTGACATGGCCGGAACCCCGCTGCCCGAGAGCGTCGAACTCCTGGACAAGCTCGTCGCCGCGCTCAAGCGCCGCGGCGTGCTGGTGGAGGAGGACATCCAGCGCTGCCAGACCCAGGCCGAGCGCGCGAAGCCCGAGACCGGCGCCCGCATGGTGGCCCGCGCCTGGCTGGACCCCGAATTCCGCACCCTGATGCTGCGCGACGGCACCGCCGCCGCCGAGAGCTTCGGCGTGGCCATGAAGGGCGCGCCCCCGCTGGGCGTGCTGGAAGACACGGACCGGCTGCACCACCTGGTCGTGTGCACGCTGTGCTCCTGCTATCCGCGCGCGGTCATCGGCTACCCGCCGCATTGGTACAAATCCGCCGCCTATCGCGCGCGGGCGGTGCGTGAACCCCGCGCCGTGCTGGCCGAATTCGGCACGGTGCTGCCCGCCGGCGTGCAGGTGCGCGTGGTGGACAGCACGGCCGACTACCGCTGGATGGTCCTGCCCACCCGTCCCCCCGGCACCGAGGGATGGAGCGAGGAGGAACTTGCCGCCATCGTCACGCGGGATTGCCTGGTGGGGGTGACCCTGCCGCAGGCGGAGAAGCGTCAAGCCGCGGCGTGAGCAGTACCGATGCCGATGGCCTGCCCCCCGGACGGCGGGGGCTGGCCTCGGCCTGCATTGCCGCCGGCATCACCGTCACCGTGCTGGACGCGGCGATGCTCAACATCGCCCTGCCCTCGGCCGCCGCCGATCTCGGCCTGACGCCGGCCGAGGCGGTCTGGATCGTCAACGCCTATCAGATCGTGGTGGTGGGCACGCTGATCCCCATGGCGGCGCTGGGCGAGATCTTCGGCTTCCGCCGCGTCTGGGCCTGGGGGCTGCTGGTCTTCTCGCTGGCGGCCATGGTGTGCTCGGTCGCGCCCAGCTTCGAGGCGCTGCTGGCCGCGCGCATGGTGCAGGGGCTGGGCAGCGCCGCGGTGATGAGCCTGACGGCGGGGCTGGTCCGCCACACCTACCCGGCGGCGCAGCTGGGCCGTGCCATCGGGGTGAATTCCATGACGGTGGGGCTGGCCTCGGCCGCCGGGCCGTCGTTGGGGGCGGCCGTGCTGGCGGTGGCGCCCTGGCCGGCCGTGTTCATCGCGCACATCCCCATGGGGCTGGCGGCGCTGGTCTTCGGGCTGAAATTGCTGCCGCGCGTGCCGGGGCGGCGGCGGCCCTTCGACATCACGGCCGCCGCGCTGAACGTGGCCGCCTTCGGCCTGGTCTTCCTTGGCATGGATCTGCTGTTGCACGCGCCCTGGGTGGCGGTGCCGGCGCTGCTGGGGGGCATGCTCTGCGCCGCCGCGCTGGTACGGCTGGAGATGGCGCGGCCCGTGCCGCTGCTGCCGCTGGACCTGCTGCGGATCCGGGTGGTGCGGTTTGCCGTCTCGGCCTCGGTGCTGATGTTCGCGGCGCATATGCTGCTGGTGATCAGCCTGCCCTTCCACCTCTCGGCGGCGGGGTTCAGCCCGGTGCAGATCGGCATGATCATCACCCCCTATCCGCTGGCGGTGGGCTTGCTCGGCCCCATCGCGGGGCGCTGGGCGGACCGGGCCAATTCCACCCTGACCTGCGTGCTGGGCGGGGTGTTCCTGGCCACCGCGCTGGTGATCCTGGCCCTGGTGCCGCCGAGCATGGTCTGGGCCGTCTGCGGGGCGCTGCTGCTGGCGGGGGTGGGCTTCGCCGGTTTCCAGTCGCCCAACAACCGGGCGATGCTCTCAGCCGCCCCGCGCGCGCGGGCGGGCAGCGCGGGGGGCATGCAGGCCACGGCGCGGGTGCTGGGGCAGAGCACCGGCGCCGTCACCGCCGCCGCCTGCTTCACCCTGGCGGGGCCGTGGCTGGGCTTTCTCTGCGGGGTGGCGTTCGCGCTGGCGTCCAGCACGCTGAGCCTGGTGCGGGGGCGCGGTTAGCCGCTCAGAGAAGCCGCAGCGCGGCGAACCCCCCACCAGCAGCACCACAAACAGAGAAAACATCAGCCCCAGCCGCTTCTCGATGAATTGCTGGATGGGCGGGCCGAACTTCCACAGCAGCGCCGCCACCAGGAAGAAGCGCAGCCCCCTTGCGGCGATGCTCGCCACGATGAAGACCGGCAGCGACAGCGCCGTGGCGCCCGAGAGGATGGTGATGACCTTGTAGGGGAAGGGCGTCACCCCCGCGATCAGCACCGCCCAGGCGCCCCACTCATTGTAATGGCTGGAGAAGTCCTCGAAATACGCCGCCTTGCCGTAGAATTCCAGCACCGGCCGCCCCAGCGTCTCGAACATGCCGTAGCCGATGAAATACCCGGCCACACCCCCCAGCACCGAGGCCACCAGCGCCACCCCCGCGATCACGAAGGCGCGCGAGGGTCGGGCGATGATCATCGGGATCATCAGCACATCGGGCGGGATGGGAAAGACGGAGCTTTCCAGGAAGGACACCACCGCCAGCGCCCAGAGCGCATGCGGCGTGCGCGCGAGCGAAAGCGTCCAGTCGTAGAGGCTGCGAATCATCCCTGGGCCTTACCATTGAAGGCAGGCCGCACGCCATGCCGGGCGGCGCTGACAAATGCCCCGCGCCCGGCCTATCCTGCCCCCAACACAGGAGGACATGCCATGCTCGACGCCACC from Roseococcus microcysteis includes these protein-coding regions:
- a CDS encoding thioredoxin family protein, which produces MEVILDPQNPSQRPDPVSDGDQKTFMQDVINASREVPVLVDFWATWCGPCKQLTPTLEKVVRAAGGRVKLVKIDIDKNTALVQQLAQLGLPLQSVPTVAAFYKGQIADLFQGALPEGEVKKFIENLLKLAGGQMPSAEMLAEAKALLEAGDAQGALELFAGLAQQEPENAEALAGLARCLIALEEEEQAQQMLDSLSDKLKAHPEISAVRAAMELAAQGRAAAGMLGQYEQRLAANPDDHEARIELAVALAGMNKRQEAADALLEAIRRDRAWNEEAARKQLLKFFEAWGFDDPATMKARRGLSTILFR
- a CDS encoding SH3-like domain-containing protein, coding for MSHGVHDTAQARFAPGARVRVKPGRPERIAPMHLRTPHYVRGREGVVARALGRFPNPEDLAFGRPGEPRILYHVEFDQPPVWGEGEAGDTVLIEIFEHWLEEA
- a CDS encoding SH3-like domain-containing protein; the encoded protein is MDSPDPDRPATHDLGGNPRFRCTPVEPDDDAPPSDFDKRVDAVRSVLREKGLFTVDEMRFNIEALHETEYFGLTYYEKWLRSVTAVMVRKGVITWEDIK
- a CDS encoding nitrile hydratase subunit alpha, with protein sequence MAGTPLPESVELLDKLVAALKRRGVLVEEDIQRCQTQAERAKPETGARMVARAWLDPEFRTLMLRDGTAAAESFGVAMKGAPPLGVLEDTDRLHHLVVCTLCSCYPRAVIGYPPHWYKSAAYRARAVREPRAVLAEFGTVLPAGVQVRVVDSTADYRWMVLPTRPPGTEGWSEEELAAIVTRDCLVGVTLPQAEKRQAAA
- a CDS encoding LON peptidase substrate-binding domain-containing protein codes for the protein MDPFQPAPEQLPAEIAIFPLSGALLLPGGRLPLNIFEPRYLAMTLDSLGQGRLFGMIQGDPSKPRGERGSVTYGVGCLGRVSSFSETEDGRLLVTLTGVLRFRVAEEIEMRRGYRRVRADYGAYLADLDPPVDPVPHAEILDALRPYFAAKGIEANWSAIEEMSGPTLVTTLAMVCPFAIPEKQALLEAPTLTERAATLVTLLRMDAHDGGDLPPDARPS
- a CDS encoding gamma-butyrobetaine hydroxylase-like domain-containing protein, which translates into the protein MQVTELRYRAADRVLHIAFDDGARFALSAEYLRVESPSAEVQGHSPEQKRLIAGRRHVGIMKIEPVGHYAVRLHFDDLHDSGIYSWAWLRKLGEEQAMRWPAYEAALAAKGLSRDPPGR
- a CDS encoding Trm112 family protein, coding for MDPQLLEILVCPVTKKPLRYDRDRGELISDAAGLAYPVRDGIPIMLPDQARKLP
- a CDS encoding MFS transporter, with translation MSSTDADGLPPGRRGLASACIAAGITVTVLDAAMLNIALPSAAADLGLTPAEAVWIVNAYQIVVVGTLIPMAALGEIFGFRRVWAWGLLVFSLAAMVCSVAPSFEALLAARMVQGLGSAAVMSLTAGLVRHTYPAAQLGRAIGVNSMTVGLASAAGPSLGAAVLAVAPWPAVFIAHIPMGLAALVFGLKLLPRVPGRRRPFDITAAALNVAAFGLVFLGMDLLLHAPWVAVPALLGGMLCAAALVRLEMARPVPLLPLDLLRIRVVRFAVSASVLMFAAHMLLVISLPFHLSAAGFSPVQIGMIITPYPLAVGLLGPIAGRWADRANSTLTCVLGGVFLATALVILALVPPSMVWAVCGALLLAGVGFAGFQSPNNRAMLSAAPRARAGSAGGMQATARVLGQSTGAVTAAACFTLAGPWLGFLCGVAFALASSTLSLVRGRG